GTAGCCACTGGgtcctgtgctgtgttgtgctgtgttgtgcaaTGCAAGTTATGGAAGAGGACTTAAGAAACTTGTGACACAGAGCCTGTCATTGAAAGCATTGTTGCTGATGACTGTGTGTTACTGTGCtgttgtgtgttagtgtgttggtgtgttgcagGCACGGGAGATGTTTGACGGGGAGTATGAAGGCTTGAAGGCTATTCAAGCTACTGGCACGGTGCGGGTTCCCACGCCTCACCTGGCCCTGGACAACCCAGCCGGTGGTGCGGTGTTGGTGATGGAGTACCTGGACATGCACGGCCTGCACCGCAAGGCAGGCCAGCTGGGTACTCAGCTAgccaggtttgtgtgtgtgtgtgtgtgtgtttgtataaagAGTGTTGTGCTCCTAATCCTGCTGTCAGTTGACCTTTCTGAAGTCAGCAGCCACAGACCTTCTCACAGATGAGGTGTGTCACTTTGCTGCTGCAAATCCATCCATTGCTTTCATAGATTCTATGTTCAAGCTATTTTTTCACATAAATGCTTTTTATATATTGAACATGATGAACCTAATGTTTGGTGACTGAGAGGCTGCCTTGTGTTGCTGCAGGCTGCACCTCCACAACAGTGCGGCACGAGACACAGCAGCTGCCAGCAGGGTGGGCGCAGGCACCACTACCTGTGTGGAACAGTTTGGCTTCCACATCAACACCTGCTGTGGCTACATCAGCCAGGACAACACCTGGGCCGATGACTGGCTGGTGAGACGCCAACACCCCATGGCCGCCATGGATCCACTCAAACCTTGACTCATTGATGTTACTTTGTTGTTGTCTTATCATGAATATTGTTACTGCCATAACATGAACACAGTCCTATTAGCGCTCTCTGTGGCAGCAGCCTGAGTCACCCACAGTCCCACAGTACTGGGGagaacaagcaccaccaccaccaccatcaccgactCCTGTCACACCTTCCTGGCAAGATATCTGTTGAGTGTGTGAGGTGGTCTGCCTCACcacctatcatcatcattgtcttcaCATCAATACCACATGCTTCAAGTTGCCACACTGCAGTGCGTGATGTGCATATGCCATGTGTGGTGCTGACTCACAACACACTTATAGTTGTATTACTTTGATATTTAAAGTCTTGCATCAAAATTAATCTTGTGTTAATTTGTGTAAATTTCAatatttcatttccattttttccatttgttgGCGAGATAATGAGTGAGAATTGAAGTAGGAACAGTGGACACACAAGCAAGCATTGGGTAAAGTGAAGGACAAAGGCAGTGGGTGAGAGTGGTGGAGTCAAGTGTGGCTGACTCGTGTGCAGCTCATTGGAATTCATCACACACATTTCTTTGCAGGTGTTTTACTCAAGAAAGCTGGACTTTCAACTAAACCTGATTCAGaaagaggtgagtgagtgagtgtcatTGTTCTGCATgtgaattttcatcattattaactTTTCTGTATTCATGTTGTAGTATATACACTGTCTCCTTAGTGAGTGATTTGACAGCCTTTAATCTTGATAGCATGTATAAGATTTATCAGTAACAGTTATGAAGAATATGTTGACAAGTAAGAAGTCagtgttttcacacacacacacacacacacacacacacacacacacacacacacacacacacacacacacacacacacacacacacacacacagcacaacacacttTACAACCATTGCATTACTCCTTagccatgaaaaagaaaaattaaaaagtttcCAATATTTTCAGTACGGTGATCGAGAAGCGCGGGAATTGTGGTCCCACCTGCAGCTGAAGATACCACAGTACTTCTCAGGCCTCACTgtgttcccctccctcctccacggCGACCTGTGGAGTGGCAATGCGGCGGAGGTGGCTGATGGTCCTGGTAAGTGCCCCCCCCACccaccacatctctctctctctctctctctctctctctctctctctctctctctctctctctctctctctctctctctctctctctctctctctctttttttcttttcttatttttgcatcttttattaatattctttcttttttttctcatttttttatttttatttttgcatctttttattaattctctctctctctctctctctctctctctctctctctctctctctctctctctctctctctctctctctctctctctctctctctctctctctctctctgcataacaTCAACACTTATATTTTCACTTGGTATTGTAAAGTGTGGTgattcttttgtctttcattattcttgtaATCTTCACACTTATACATTGCATTCTTGGAGTCACCTGTGGCTGGCATGGAGGGGATAGGTGACTGTGCCCTTAGATGTAAAGAGGCAGTGAAGAGATGATCATAGTCTGACAATAGTGACattcaaataaaaaagagaaatggatgcTGAGAAGGGAACAGCGGTGAAGAGTGatgctgtggtgtgctgtggcaGTGAGTTGTCAGATGGGAGGAACAGAGGAGTCACAATGGGATGAGGAAGGCACTGCAAACACACACGTAGCCTAACGAAACCTTACTTAACAtaacacacctaacctaacctaacctatgatGAGTGGGATGAGGAAGGTATGAGTGAGGCATAACATCATGTCTTGAAGATGGAAGACACAGGAAGCTTGAGATACAGAACACAgacactgcaaacacacacaagagatgTCGTTTGAGCAGCTTCAGTGTGTCTGTTTAgtttgtagtggtgtgtgttgacAGTGTTCAGTGTTTGAGGTGACCTACCCACAGACCTTGCCCTTCCAGTGATCTTTGACCCGGCTTGCTTCTATGGCCACCACGAGTATGACCTGGCCATCACTGCCATGTTTGGAGGGTTCTCACGCCAGTTCTGGGACGAGTACCACGCCATCATTCCCAAGGCGGCCGGCTGGAACAACAGACACAAGCTGTACAAACTGTTCCACAACCTCAACCACTGGTCAGCAcctcactgcaacacacacacacacacacacacacacacacacacacacacacacacacacacacacacacacacacacacacacacacacacacacacacacacacggtccggtagctcagtggttagagcactgccttcacaagccagatgaccggggttcgattccccggccgggtggagatatttgggtgtgtctcctttcacgtagccctgttcacctagcagtgagtaggtacgggacgtaaatcgaggagttgtgaccttgttgtcccggtgtgtggtgtgtgcctggtctcaggcctatcccaagatcggaaataatgagctctgagctcgttccgtagggtaacgtctggctgtctcgtcagagactgcagcagatcaaacagtgaattacacacacacacacacacacacacacacacacacacacacacacacacacacacacacacacacacacacacacacacacacacacacacacacacacacacacacacacacacacacacacacacacacacacacacacacacacacacacacacacacacatacacacagtacttcacacacacacatattgcatCACagtacttcacacacacagttgtttggtgtagtgtgtgtgtgtgtgtgtaagagtcaAGTGTTAGAAGGACAAGCAGGAGTGCAGTGCCACACAACACACTGGCACTCCTGCATTGTGTATCTATGGTTAGGATTTTGTTCTGATTCATAATTACTTCCTTAACTTCCTCCTGCTTAGTGAAGGCCAGCGAGTAAACATGATTTTAACACATTATGATTTAATGTATGATTTGTAAGGAAGATAACTCGTGTATTGAATGAAAGACTGATGTGTGTAAAGCTTTTATTAGATGGCTTTAGTGAATGGTGATTGAAATACAATAGTAGTGAAATTATATTACTTATATGTATCTGCTTGTTCAACCTTGCCTCTCCTAAACACCTGACATGTTGTTCTTTGTGTTGATACTTGCAGGAATCATTTTGGCAGTGGGTATCGTAGCGGCAGCCTTGGACTCATGCGAGACCTGTGCTCTTAGAGTAGGGTGGGGGGTTCTCAACCTAGGGTTTGCAAGCCACCAgaggttcacaagaagatttccatgGATACTCactggctgatctaataatatcctttgcaataccactgcatattgagttagtgttagtcactaaattaacattccatGGCTACTTAGCTGGCTGatgtaataatatcctttgcagtaccatttcATATTGAGTTTGTGTAAGTCACTGAATTAACATAACGACTGGGAGTTCTGGTAGATGATCTTATAACTTGGGGGGTTCTTAAcaagaaaaatgtggagaaccCCTGCCTGAGATGGTCTGTCCTGCTCAAGACCACAGTCAAGTGTTGCAGagacacagcacagcacacaacAGTACAGTGTGTGTATGGTAAGCATGTGCATTTCTAGCAAAGTCTATTATGTAAAAGCCAGGTTGTTCCAATTAAAGTTTTGTGTGGCAAGGCAAGGCTGCACTGGAggctgtgactgtgtgtgtgtgtgtgtgtgtgtgtgtgtgtgtgtgtgtgtgtttcactgtttgatctgctgcagtctctgacaagacagccagacattaccctacggagtgagctcagagctcattatttccgatctttggataggcctgagaccaggcacacacacaccgggacaacaaggtcacaactcgatttacatcccgtacctactcgctgctaggtgaacaccacctacacgtgaaaggagacacacccaaatatctccacccgaccggggaatcgaaccccagtcctttggcttgtgaagccagcgctctaaccactgagctaccgtgtgtgtgtgtgtgtgtgtgtgtgtgtgtgtgtgtgtgtgtgtgtgtgtgtgtgtgtgtgtatttacctagttgtatttacctagttgtagttttacagggcctgggctttatgctggtgtggccccttctccatatctacacttatccaatttttctttaatactatgcacactctttgctgacaccacttcctcactcaaactgttccatgtctcaacacatctttgtgggaaacaaagatgtgttgagatgtggaacagtgtgtgtgtgtgtgtgtgtgtgtgtgtgtgtgtgtgtgtgtgtgtgtggttcagtGAAGCAGTTTTGTTTATAACCATGGTGTCTTCTTGGCACTTTAACTTCATAGTCATTCAATGAAACATTACCATTATATGCCACATTAGTTTGATTAAATACCACCGTTATATGCTGCATTAGTTTGATTAAATACCCTTTAAGACAGTACATACTGTACATGTTTGAAAATTTACTAGTTTACTTCTCAAAATAAAGTTCAAAGTGGATTTTCTCTCCATccgtcttccatttcctccatccattctccgctatctttctatttatatccTAAACTGTTAAGTGTGTTCCAATCTTTCTTTaggtttttcctttccttccaactAGTACTCATCTCTCTTCTACATGTGGAGGCTGGCCTGTCTTCCATTGTGATTGTTTTTGCCCATCTGTCTTCTCCTAAGCCTTTCTGTCTTTTCATGAAGATCAGTTTTCCTTTTACAATTCTTTCCACAAAGGTGCTCCAgcctatttctcctcctactgCCTCCAGTGCTGTGTTTCTGATGGCCCCTATAACAtaacacccaccacccacctacCTCCCGTATCCTGTACTTTCTGACTCTTTATATCTCTTTTTGTAAATGTGATTAGTTCAGCACCATACAAGCAATGTGGAGCTTCCATACATTGCCATAGACTGCAGCTGCTTCATACTTATTCATAACCTGTTCACAATtctccctcctgctctccttgccttaccttgcccttccctgccctgccctcccctccactgctctgctctgccttgtcttaccttgccctaccctgccttgccttaccttgtcttgccttgccttcccttgccttgccttaccttgccctgcccttccttgccttgccctgtcctacccctgccttgccttgccttgccttgccttgctctgCCCTGTCTTACCTTCCTGATTgtccttcatccttcacctgTTCCTTCACTGCTCACTTTCATTCCCAGGTCAttgtagggaggcggtggcgtagtggataaggtggtgagcgtggtatagggcagacgtccacacgtaggttcgaatcccaccacgtacagccttaaaacactttgccatttgttgagtggtttaaagttacctacatgtcaccatgatacccaggttgtaggtggttacactcaagatgagcttgggcggtgatatgggccctaatatgcccaccactataaataaaattgcctgcaccactaatgggcggaagctgaacagcttcccatacactcttacAGCACACCATTTCCCAGCAAGCACTCACTGgttatttctgttattgttgAATTGGATTACTTTGCATCTGTGTGGGCTGAACATTggcctccactccctcccataTCAGTTTGCTATCTGTAACATTTCCCCCTTGTGTTCTTCATCATCTGTCATCAGCACCACATCTGCATTCTGACCTAACCTGAGTCTACTGTCTTCTACTTCTACACCTCAGCCATATAATCTCATTCTTGTTAATAATTCTTCAAAGTTTATGTTGAAAAGGATTGGGGACATCACACATTCCTGCCTTACTCCCACATTACCTACTTTTCATCCCTCCTGTGGTCACTGATCCAAGAGTACAATTAATCTCTTTGTTTCTATACAAGTCCTCAATTCCTTCTATGTACAGTCCCAAGCTCCAATCCAGTCCAATGTGTTTCAGGAAACTGAATAAATTTTTCTATCTACAGTATCACAGAATTTTTCCAAGTcccaaaaaatgaatatatatatatatatatatatatatatatatatatatatatatatatatatatatatatatatatatatatatatatatatatttgtttatttatttattttatttatttattcacttttcatcTTTCAATTATATTTCATTACAAATAGTACATTTTGTGAGCCTTCTATCTACCCTCTCTAAATCCTGTCTGTCCTTCACCAAAACGTTTACTTTCTAATGCTCAAtgtttaatctttccttttatccttgttCCATAAACTTTAGCCATTACATTAATTACTGCTATGGGCCTCCGCCACACCTCTGGACGCCGCCAGCCAGTGACGAGGAAACCCAGGCTCCACTATGAGGGAGGGCATGGAGAGGCTTATGGCTTGCGCCTGTAGCGATCATGAGCAGGGAatactccctcacacacttccatttttttatttcttcctccctaaTACAGAAACACGTACATATCAGGATGAAAACAGCTGGAAATGCCCGGAAAACACTAAACACTGAGTGAAATACTGACGAGGGAATGTCTCCATGCCGTCACGGTGGGCGGTGGGTGCTGTGAACGGGCTATAGTAACCATCATCTTATTTGAGGGTTTTGGTGGTTATTCATATATTTCCAAGGTTGGTTCAGGCTTTGGTTCAGTCTCTGAGTCTGGAAACACAGGGAGTTGAGCCAAACATTGGTGTGCAGAGCGGGAGGGAAGCAGTGAGGAcgtgtgtctgtgggtgtgttTTTACGTAACGTACACCATTTTGAAAatcgagagaagaaagaagacgccCAGACTGGAATGCACTACATTTTCTGACGTATAAATTTTTTTAACAAAGACCCAAATTATAAAAAACACA
The DNA window shown above is from Portunus trituberculatus isolate SZX2019 chromosome 4, ASM1759143v1, whole genome shotgun sequence and carries:
- the LOC123512242 gene encoding ketosamine-3-kinase-like, with the protein product MLAAIKEALGTAVLEGTGRGGGGCINEGEVFTTDTGKVFLKKNSKPKAREMFDGEYEGLKAIQATGTVRVPTPHLALDNPAGGAVLVMEYLDMHGLHRKAGQLGTQLARLHLHNSAARDTAAASRVGAGTTTCVEQFGFHINTCCGYISQDNTWADDWLVFYSRKLDFQLNLIQKEYGDREARELWSHLQLKIPQYFSGLTVFPSLLHGDLWSGNAAEVADGPVIFDPACFYGHHEYDLAITAMFGGFSRQFWDEYHAIIPKAAGWNNRHKLYKLFHNLNHWNHFGSGYRSGSLGLMRDLCS